A single genomic interval of Gossypium raimondii isolate GPD5lz chromosome 11, ASM2569854v1, whole genome shotgun sequence harbors:
- the LOC105803090 gene encoding LOW QUALITY PROTEIN: adenylate isopentenyltransferase 3, chloroplastic (The sequence of the model RefSeq protein was modified relative to this genomic sequence to represent the inferred CDS: inserted 1 base in 1 codon) produces the protein MIVSLSLCKQTMSLLDIPSGVLKSNFFRPRXRKEKVVILMGATGTGKSRLSVDLATRLPAEIINSDKIQVHAGLDIATNKIPEEERCGIPHHMLGVISPYTDFTATDFVDMASHAMDSILSRSQVPIIAGGSNSYIEALVDDEDFRFRSRYECCFLCVDVAMPVLHQYVSERVDKMVEMGMIDEVRSFFDANANYAVGIRKAIGVPEFDRYFRAEPYLDKQQRGKLLQEAIQEIKRNTCKLACRQLEKIDRLRNKKNWKIHMVDATEVFRRRGKDADEAWEKLVAGPSTEIVAEFLYNFSPQTLVTKPNLRVPSLPCGIML, from the exons ATGATAGTTTCCTTGTCTTTGTGCAAGCAAACAATGTCTTTACTAGACATACCTTCTGGGGTGCTCAAATCCAATTTCTTTAGGCCAA CTAGAAAAGAGAAGGTTGTGATCCTAATGGGAGCGACTGGAACCGGCAAGTCCCGGCTTTCCGTCGACCTTGCTACCCGGCTCCCAGCCGAAATAATAAATTCGGATAAAATACAAGTACATGCCGGACTCGACATAGCGACCAACAAGATCCCTGAGGAGGAACGGTGTGGGATTCCACACCATATGTTAGGTGTAATAAGTCCCTACACAGATTTCACGGCAACGGATTTTGTTGACATGGCTTCACATGCCATGGATTCGATTTTGTCCCGCAGCCAGGTTCCGATCATAGCCGGGGGCTCGAATTCATACATCGAGGCCTTAGTAGACGATGAGGACTTTCGGTTCCGATCTAGGTACGAATGTTGTTTCCTATGTGTAGATGTAGCAATGCCGGTGCTCCATCAGTACGTATCGGAGCGAGTAGATAAGATGGTGGAAATGGGGATGATCGATGAGGTAAGGAGTTTCTTCGACGCCAATGCCAACTACGCAGTGGGGATTAGGAAAGCCATTGGAGTCCCTGAATTCGACCGCTACTTCAGAGCCGAACCATATTTGGACAAACAACAACGTGGTAAACTGCTGCAAGAAGCAAtacaagaaatcaaaaggaataCCTGCAAATTAGCTTGTCGGCAATTGGAGAAGATTGACCGGTTGAGGAACAAGAAGAACTGGAAGATACACATGGTGGATGCCACGGAGGTTTTCCGCAGGCGTGGTAAGGATGCAGATGAGGCGTGGGAAAAGCTTGTAGCAGGTCCTAGTACGGAGATAGTGGCGGAATTTCTATATAATTTCAGCCCTCAGACCCTGGTCACTAAACCCAACCTTAGAGTACCTTCACTGCCTTGTGGTATCATGCTGTAA